A window from Culex pipiens pallens isolate TS chromosome 3, TS_CPP_V2, whole genome shotgun sequence encodes these proteins:
- the LOC128092261 gene encoding U-scoloptoxin(16)-Er13a-like codes for MKIFFMLAVVLFGVLHIVSGAARYVANARNPAYPGKCYDTVTKSTVNRGATIYKGCEKWSCSNDYGLEVVGCGLAVAQQGCQIKSDSSKRYPDCCPKEVCPK; via the exons atgaagaTCTTTTTTATGCTGGCTGTAGTGCTCTTCGGAGTTTTGCATATTGTGAGTGGTGCCGCTAGATATGTCGCCAACGCCAGGAATCCAGCTTATCCCGGAAAGTGCTACGACACGGTGACAAAATCGACGGTGAACAGAGGCGCGACAATCTACAAAGGCTGTGAGAAATGGAGCTGCAGCAACGATTACGGGCTGGAGGTTGTGGG ATGTGGCCTAGCTGTGGCCCAACAAGGGTGCCAAATAAAGAGTGATAGTTCCAAACGGTACCCAGATTGCTGTCCGAAGGAAGTGTGCCCCAAGTGA